One Babylonia areolata isolate BAREFJ2019XMU chromosome 20, ASM4173473v1, whole genome shotgun sequence DNA segment encodes these proteins:
- the LOC143294903 gene encoding ras-related protein Rab-23-like translates to MGEMREEEVEVAVKVVVVGNGAVGKSSMIQRYCKGIFTKDYKKTIGVDFLERQIEVGGEDVRLMLWDTAGQEEFDAITKAYYRGAQACVLAFSTVDRDSFDAIETWKRKVEDEVGEIAMVIVQNKIDLIDDAVVQMEEAEHLAKKLRLRFYRTSVKENLNVDEVFRYLADKYLEQLNNVVDEVPASPQKIGQGLMQTDSKNHSKDKSGKHKHEGKHKHDGTVSLQPSKRRTHGKKSLLASKCDLL, encoded by the exons ATGGGGGAGAtgcgtgaggaggaggtggaagtggcggtgaaggtggtggtggtggggaacggCGCGGTGGGCAAGTCGTCCATGATCCAGCGCTACTGCAAAGGCATCTTCACCAAGGACTACAAGAAGACCATTGGCGTCGACTTCCTGGAGAGGCAGATTga agtggggggagaggacgTGCGACTCATGCTGTGGGACACGGCCGGGCAGGAAGAGTTTGATGCCATCACCAAGGCCTACTACAGAG GGGCACAGGCGTGCGTGCTGGCTTTCTCCACTGTGGACAGAGACTCCTTTGATGCCATTGAAACCTGGAAGCGAAAA gtggaagatgaggtgggcGAGATTGCCATGGTGATTGTGCAGAACAAAATAGATCTCATTGATGATGCAGTTGTACAGAT ggaaGAAGCTGAGCACCTGGCCAAGAAACTTAGGCTTCGGTTTTACAGGACGTCTGTAAAAGAAAACCTCAATGTGGATGAAG tgttcCGGTACTTAGCAGACAAATACTTAGAGCAGCTCAATAATGTGGTGGATGAGGTGCCAGCAAGTCCACAGAAGATTGGTCAAG GTTTAATGCAGACTGACTCAAAGAACCACTCCAAGGACAAGTCTGGGAAGCATAAGCACGAGGGAAAACACAAACATGACGGCACTGTCAGCCTTCAGCCCAGCAAACGGAGGACGCACGGCAAGAAATCTCTCCTGGCGTCCAAGTGTGACTTGTTATAG